The Rhinopithecus roxellana isolate Shanxi Qingling chromosome 13, ASM756505v1, whole genome shotgun sequence genome contains a region encoding:
- the MICAL3 gene encoding F-actin-monooxygenase MICAL3 isoform X7 produces the protein MEERKHETMNPAHVLFDRFVQATTCKGTLKAFQELCDHLELKPKDYRSFYHKLKSKLNYWKAKALWAKLDKRGSHKDYKKGKACTNTKCLIIGAGPCGLRTAIDLSLLGAKVVVIEKRDAFSRNNVLHLWPFTIHDLRGLGAKKFYGKFCAGAIDHISIRQLQLILLKVALILGIEIHVNVEFQGLIQPPEDQENERIGWRALVHPKTHPVSEYEFEVIIGGDGRRNTLEGFRRKEFRGKLAIAITANFINRNTTAEAKVEEISGVAFIFNQKFFQELREATGIDLENIVYYKDDTHYFVMTAKKQSLLDKGVILHDYADTELLLSRENVDQEALLSYAREAADFSTQQQLPSLDFAINHYGQPDVAMFDFTCMYASENAALVREQNGHQLLVALVGDSLLEPFWPMGTGIARGFLAAMDSAWMVRSWSLGTSPLEVLAERESIYRLLPQTTPENVSKNFSQYSIDPVTRYPNINVNFLRPSQSL, from the exons ATGGAGGAGAGGAAGCATGAGACCATGAACCCAGCTCATGTCCTCTTTGACCGGTTTGTCCAGGCCACCACCTGCAAGGGAACCCTCAAGGCCTTCCAGGAGCTCTGTGACCACCTGGAACTGAAGCCAAAAGACTACCGCTCCTTCTATCACAAGCTCAAGTCCAAGCTTAACTACTGGAAGGCCAAAGCCCTCTGGGCAAAGTTGGACAAACGGGGCAGTCACAAAGACTACAAAAAGGGAAAAGCATGCACCAACACCAAG TGTCTCATCATTGGGGCTGGCCCCTGTGGTCTCCGTACAGCCATCGACTTATCCTTACTGGGGGCCAAGGTGGTTGTTATTGAGAAACGAGATGCCTTCTCCCGCAACAACGTCTTGCATCTCTGGCCGTTCACCATACATGATCTACGAGGTCTGGGTGCCAAGAAGTTCTATGGCAAGTTCTGTGCCGGAGCCATCGACCATATCA GTATCCGTCAGCTCCAACTAATACTTTTGAAAGTAGCCTTGATCCTAGGCATTGAAATCCATGTCAATGTGGAATTCCAAGGACTTATACAGCCTCCTGAGGACCAAGAGAATGAAC GGATAGGCTGGCGGGCACTGGTGCACCCCAAGACTCATCCTGTGTCAGAGTATGAATTTGAAGTGATCATCGGTGGGGATGGTCGGAGGAACACCTTGGAAG GGTTTCGTCGGAAAGAATTCCGTGGCAAACTGGCCATCGCCATCACCGCAAATTTTATCAACCGAAATACAACAGCAGAAGCTAAAGTGGAAGAGATCAGTGGTGTGGCTTTTATATTCAACCAAAAATTTTTCCAGGAACTGAGGGAAGCCACAG GTATTGACTTGGAGAACATCGTTTACTACAAAGATGACACACACTATTTCGTTATGACAGCCAAAAAGCAGAGTTTGCTGGACAAAGGAGTGATACTACAT GACTACGCCGACACAGAGCTCCTGCTTTCCCGGGAAAATGTGGACCAGGAGGCTCTGCTCAGCTATGCCAGGGAGGCGGCAGACTTCTCCACCCAACAGCAGCTGCCGTCTCTGGATTTTGCCATCAATCACTATGGGCAGCCCGACGTGGCCATGTTTGACTTCACTTGTATGTATGCCTCCGAGAACGCTGCCTTGGTGCGGGAGCAAAACGGACACCAGTTACTAGTGGCTCTGGTCGGGGACAGCCTCCTAGAG CCTTTCTGGCCAATGGGAACAGGAATAGCCCGGGGCTTTCTTGCTGCCATGGACTCTGCCTGGATGGTCCGAAGTTGGTCTCTAGGAACAAGCCCTTTGGAAGTGCTGGCAGAGAG GGAAAGTATTTATAGGTTGCTGCCTCAGACCACCCCTGAGAATGTGAGTAAGAACTTCAGCCAGTACAGTATCGACCCAGTCACTCGGTATCCCAATATCAACGTCAACTTCCTCCGGCCAAGCCAG